CTACTGGATGCTGATCACCTCGTTGAAGAGCAATCCCGATCTCTACAACGTCACCAACATTCCGTTCTGGTTCAACGAGGCACCGACGCTCGAGCACTTCCAATATCTGTTCGAGCAGACGCTGTTCGCGCGCTGGCTCCTCAACTCGCTGATCATCGGTCTCTGTGTCGTCGCGATCACGCTCATGGCCGCACTGCCGGCCGGCTACAGCCTGGCGCGGATGGTCGGCCGGAACGGCGAGGCGCTCGGCATAGGGATCTTCCTGACCTATCTCGTTCCGCCCACTCTTCTGTTCCTGCCACTCTCGCGCATCGTCGCTTCGCTCGGCCTGCAGAATTCGATGTGGTCGCTCGTGCTGGTCTACCCGACCTTCACGATCCCGTTCTGCACCTGGCTGCTCATGGGATTCTTCAAGACGATGCCGGTCGAAATCGAGGAGGCGGCGATCGTCGACGGCTGCAGCCTGTTCGGCGCGTTCGTCAAGATGGTGCTCCCACTGTCCCTGCCGGCTATTCTGACAGCGGTGATTTTCACCTTCACGCTGACTCTGCAGGAATTTGTCTATGCGCTGACGTTCATCTCGGCTTCCGCGCAGAAGCCGGTCACGCTCGGTGTCGCCACAGACCTGGTTCGCGGCGACATCTTCTTCTGGGGCGAGATCATGGCCGGCGCGCTGATTGCCAGCATCCCCGTGGCCATCGCCTATAATCTGTTCCTGGATCGCTTCATCTCAGGCATCACCGGCGGCGCCGTCAAATAGCGGGTACCCGGCCCTGCGTGGCAGGCAAGTCCCTACTCCGCCATCTCGACGGCCTGGGCGCTCGCCGGCCCCGCCAGCGGCCTCTCCTCCATCGCGATCAGGCAGAGCGCGGCCGTGGCCATCATCGCGGCCGCCGCACCGAAGACGTAGCGGAACGCGAGCATCATGTCGGCCGAGGGAATCGCATTGACGGCGCCGTGATGCTCGCCTGCCAGCGGAATGTCCGCGCCCAGCGCGATCAGCAGGATGGCGGCAAAAGCCGCGACCGCGAACGAGGACATCAGCGAGCGGAAGAAATTCATCGCGCCGGTAATGGTGCCGACCTGGGCACGGGCGACCGAATTCTGGAGCGAGACGACACAGACCGGGAAAGTCGTGCCGAGCCCCAGCGCGAACGCGGCCATCAGAAGCAAGAGTCCCCAAAGCGGCAGCGTCAGGAATGTGAGGCCGAGGCCGCAGAGCGCGGCCCACGACGTGCCGACGACTGCGACGCGCTTGTAGTGCTTGGCGCGCGCCATGGTCCGGCCGGCGATGGCCGCGCCGCAGGTCGAGACCGCCGCGAGCGGAATCAACGCGAGCCCCGCCTCGCTGGCGCTGAGACGATAGACGGACTCGTAATAGAGCGGGAGCTGAACGGTGAGGCCGGTGATCGCACCGAGCGCGCAGCCGCCGGCCGTGAGCGCGTAGGGCGCAACCGTTCCGCCGAGCAGCGGCAGCGGCAGGAACGGCTCGTCGGCCCGGCGCGCGTGCCACACGAAGGTGAACGCCAACGCAACCGCCCCACCCACCATCGCAAGGACGGTGGGCGAGAGCCAAGCGTAGCGGGTGCCGCCCCAGGTCAGCACCAGCATGAAGACGACCGCGGACGCCATCAGCAGCACGCCGCCGAGCCAGTCGACCTCGCGCCTGCGATGGAATACAGGGATCTTGTTCATCTTCGGCAGCAGCAGCGCAAGAGCCGCGGCTGCGAGCGGCAGGTTGATCCAGAAGATCATCGACCAGTGCAGATGCTCGGCGAACACGCCGCCGATGACGGGGCCGAGGATGCCGCCGACCATCCAGACGCTGGAGAAATAGGCCTGGTACTGGCCGCGCTCGCGCGGTGAGACGACATCGGAGATCACGGTCTGCACGACCGGCATGATGCCGCCGCCGCCGAGGCCCTGCAGGCCGCGGGCCAGAATCAGCATCGGCATGCTCGGCGCAATCGCGCAGAGGATCGACCCGGCAACGAACAGGCTGAGCGAGGTGATGAGCATGGCGCGGCGGCCATAGATGTCGCTCAGCGTTCCGAACACCGGCGCGACCGCGGTCGAGGCCAGCAGATAGGCCGTGATTACCCAGGACAGGTTCGAAACGTCGTGGAACTGGCGCCCGATGGTCGGCAGCGCGGTCGCCACGATGGTCTGGTCCAGCGCCGCCAGGAACATCGTCAGCATCAGGCTGATCACGATGGTCCGCACCTCATCGCTCGTGAGCGGCACCGGCGGCGCGATGGAGGGCGAGTCGCTGACGCTGATGACCTCGGAGGGAAGTCGGGAGAGCTCGTCGGCGATGTCGTCAGGCAACGCCTGGGTATCGGCAGATTGGCTGCTCTGCCGTTCGAACTTGTTCATGTCGATCGGACGTCGTGGGTAGCGGCGCAACGCCGCGAAGGATTCGTTCTATCTAGACAATTTAAACAGCAAACTTCTTCCCGGGCAGGCACCGCGACGCATGGGAGCATCCCGCCCCCGCGTCATCCCGAACACGTGATCGCTTTATGGATCAGGGAACAGCGATCAACTCTTCAGACGTCGCTTTCAGTCCTTGGGACGTCGCTTGAGGCGTGCCCGTTTCGGCAGCAGCGCCGGCCATTGCACG
The DNA window shown above is from Bradyrhizobium sp. CB1650 and carries:
- a CDS encoding carbohydrate ABC transporter permease; the protein is MRRALLNIAGESAFYSAVAAFVVLTAFPFYWMLITSLKSNPDLYNVTNIPFWFNEAPTLEHFQYLFEQTLFARWLLNSLIIGLCVVAITLMAALPAGYSLARMVGRNGEALGIGIFLTYLVPPTLLFLPLSRIVASLGLQNSMWSLVLVYPTFTIPFCTWLLMGFFKTMPVEIEEAAIVDGCSLFGAFVKMVLPLSLPAILTAVIFTFTLTLQEFVYALTFISASAQKPVTLGVATDLVRGDIFFWGEIMAGALIASIPVAIAYNLFLDRFISGITGGAVK
- a CDS encoding MDR family MFS transporter, whose product is MNKFERQSSQSADTQALPDDIADELSRLPSEVISVSDSPSIAPPVPLTSDEVRTIVISLMLTMFLAALDQTIVATALPTIGRQFHDVSNLSWVITAYLLASTAVAPVFGTLSDIYGRRAMLITSLSLFVAGSILCAIAPSMPMLILARGLQGLGGGGIMPVVQTVISDVVSPRERGQYQAYFSSVWMVGGILGPVIGGVFAEHLHWSMIFWINLPLAAAALALLLPKMNKIPVFHRRREVDWLGGVLLMASAVVFMLVLTWGGTRYAWLSPTVLAMVGGAVALAFTFVWHARRADEPFLPLPLLGGTVAPYALTAGGCALGAITGLTVQLPLYYESVYRLSASEAGLALIPLAAVSTCGAAIAGRTMARAKHYKRVAVVGTSWAALCGLGLTFLTLPLWGLLLLMAAFALGLGTTFPVCVVSLQNSVARAQVGTITGAMNFFRSLMSSFAVAAFAAILLIALGADIPLAGEHHGAVNAIPSADMMLAFRYVFGAAAAMMATAALCLIAMEERPLAGPASAQAVEMAE